The genomic window ATGAGTGTAACATTGTGTCCGAGATGAACGAGTGCTTTCATTAGCCAATAAACAACTCGCTCTGTGCCACCATATTTAGTTACTGGCAATTTAATGGGATGAACAAAAACGATATTCATCTTATAGACTAAAACTAAAACTTACTGGAGAGAATACTTTTTTAGGAGTGAGTCTGTTAAACTCTGTATGTGACCAATTGCGTCTTTGAAGTGTTGTTAACCCTTTCGTTTCCTGTGGGAAAAAAGCATTTTGATAGATGTCATTTGTTTTAGTTGCTTGGGTAAAAGCAACTATTCCAACCCCTACAATGACTCCAACCGCGCCGCCGACAACAATATTTTTAAGATGATCGGAGGGTTCGTCGACAAATGCAAGTGTTGAAAGTCCAATGACAGCACCAGCTATTCCAGAGCCAACAACAAGAGTTAAATCTTTCATAGAATTATTTATTAACTCCTCATCGGCTTTAGCGGTTGTCATAAAAGAAGCCATGCACAAAATCAAGGGAAGTTTTTTTAAAAAATTTTTCATCTTCATCTCTTTTTATTATTCTATTTCAAACGGAAGTGGCACACTCCGCGTTTAGGTATACTACCTAAAAAGACAACAATTTAAAAGTGAATGAGTAAAAAGATGAAGCAAACTTCAAGTAGCGCCTATAGCATCATAAAAAAGAAAAGGGATGGTTTAAAACTTTCACAAGACGAAATTGATTGGTTCATTAAATCATTAGTTTCTGGGGAAGTGGCCGATTATCAAATGAGTGCATTATTGATGGCCATATATTTGAATGGCCTAGATCATGATGAGACAAAATATTTGACAGACGCAATGCTCAATTCTGGAAAGACTTTAAATTTCGATGATCCTTTAACTGTGGATAAACATTCCACAGGGGGAATTGGAGATAAGACAAGTTTTATACTTGCTCCGGTGGCCATGGCATGTGGAGTTAAGGTTCCTATGATTGCTGGACGTGGTTTGGGGCATACAGGGGGAACGATAGATAAGGCAGAGTCCATTCATGGATTAGATATGGAAATATCGCTTGATCGTTTCGTAGAGTTAGTAAAAACAAAGGGAGCGGCCATAATTGGTCAGACTCATGAAATAGCTCCTGCTGATAAAAAAATTTATGCATTACGAGACGTAACGGCAACAGTCGAGTCAATTGAATTAATCACGGCCAGTATTATGAGTAAAAAAATAGCAGAAGGGCCAGATAGTTATGTTTTTGATATCAAAACTGGATCTGGTGCCTTTATGAAAACCCTTAAAAGATCGAGGTTATTAGCTAAGTCTCTTATGGAGACGGCCTTGAGATATGATAAGAATGTCATGACTTGTATTACAGATATGTCTAAACCTTTGGGAGAAAAAGTAGGAAATTCTCTTGAAATTATTGAATGTGTAGAAATTTTAAAAGGAAGGGGCCCACAAGATCTTTTGGAAGTATGTGCTGAGTTAGGTGCCGGAATGATTTTGCTGGCCGGATTGGCCAAAAATTTCACGCAAGCGAAAAAACTTTTCTTGCAAAAAATAGCAACAGGAGAAGGGTTAAAAAAATTTAGAGAAATTGTCGTTAATCAAGGTGGAGATCCTGGGTTTATAGAGGATTATACAAAACTGCCCTTGGCCAAAAATAAGTTTGTAATTAAATCACCACGAGTTGGTTATATTTCAAAAATGGATTGTGAGTTAATAGGTCTACAAGTTGTCAAATTAGGTGGAGGGCGAACTAAGGCCGGAGAAAAAATTGATCATGGTGTGGGTATTGAAGTTTTTAGAAAACCTGGGGATCGATTAAAAATTGGTGATGAGCTTGCAACAATTTGGTTTAATCAAGGACAAGAGGAACTTGTTGAGGATCTTAAAGTCGAATATTTAAATAAGGTTATTAAAATGAGTAAAAACAGACCGACAAAGAAAATTCCCTTAATTTATGAGAAAAAGATTTCAATTAGTAAAAAGGATAAATAATTATGTATGACAAATTATCTGAAAGTGCTCAATATATTCAGACAAAAATGAAGTACACCCCTAAGGTTGGTATTGTACTTGGCTCAGGACTGGGTGTATTTGTAGAAGAAGTTACAGACAAAGTAGAAATACTCTACAAGGACATTCCACATTTCTATCAAACCACTGTTGAAGGACATGCGGGAAGGTTAATTCTAGGAAAAGTAGGAAATGTAGATGTGGCCATTTTACAGGGAAGATTACATGCGTACGAGGGGCTTCCTATGCAGGAAGTTGTTCACCCTGTGCGAGTATTGGGATCTTTAGGGATTGAGACATTAATTTTAACCAATGCGGCCGGAGGGGTTAACTTAAGTTTTTCTCCTGGGGATTTGGTGTGTATTTCAGATCATATTAATTTGATGATGAGAAATCCTCTTGTGGGCCCAAATCTTTCTGAGTGGGGTCCTAGGTTTCCGGATATGTCTCAGGCCTATCATTCGGAATTGAGGCGTCTTCTTTTTAGTTCGGCCAAAGAACTCAAAATTGATTTGAAGGAAGGTGTATATTGTGGGGTTTTAGGGCCAACTTATGAAACACCAGCGGAAGTAAGAATGATTAGAGCAATTGGAGGAGATATGGTTGGAATGAGTACTGTTCCTGAGTCAATTGCGGCCAATCACTTTGGTATAAAGGTTGTCGGAATCTCTTGTATTACTAATATGGCGGCGGGAATTTTAGATGAGTTGCTCAAGCATGAAGATATAAAGGAGCAGGCGCAAAAGGTTAAAGGTCAATTTAATTCGCTTTTGGTCAATTTTGTAAAAAAACTGGTGCCATGAAGAACAAATTTTCGTAGACTAACTGATAGGATAAAATTCTTTTCAGTCGAATGACTGAAACAAAGGACTTGCATGACTGATTCATCTTCAAAAAAGCTCATTAGTGAAATGAA from Halobacteriovoraceae bacterium includes these protein-coding regions:
- a CDS encoding thymidine phosphorylase encodes the protein MSKKMKQTSSSAYSIIKKKRDGLKLSQDEIDWFIKSLVSGEVADYQMSALLMAIYLNGLDHDETKYLTDAMLNSGKTLNFDDPLTVDKHSTGGIGDKTSFILAPVAMACGVKVPMIAGRGLGHTGGTIDKAESIHGLDMEISLDRFVELVKTKGAAIIGQTHEIAPADKKIYALRDVTATVESIELITASIMSKKIAEGPDSYVFDIKTGSGAFMKTLKRSRLLAKSLMETALRYDKNVMTCITDMSKPLGEKVGNSLEIIECVEILKGRGPQDLLEVCAELGAGMILLAGLAKNFTQAKKLFLQKIATGEGLKKFREIVVNQGGDPGFIEDYTKLPLAKNKFVIKSPRVGYISKMDCELIGLQVVKLGGGRTKAGEKIDHGVGIEVFRKPGDRLKIGDELATIWFNQGQEELVEDLKVEYLNKVIKMSKNRPTKKIPLIYEKKISISKKDK
- a CDS encoding purine-nucleoside phosphorylase, with protein sequence MMYDKLSESAQYIQTKMKYTPKVGIVLGSGLGVFVEEVTDKVEILYKDIPHFYQTTVEGHAGRLILGKVGNVDVAILQGRLHAYEGLPMQEVVHPVRVLGSLGIETLILTNAAGGVNLSFSPGDLVCISDHINLMMRNPLVGPNLSEWGPRFPDMSQAYHSELRRLLFSSAKELKIDLKEGVYCGVLGPTYETPAEVRMIRAIGGDMVGMSTVPESIAANHFGIKVVGISCITNMAAGILDELLKHEDIKEQAQKVKGQFNSLLVNFVKKLVP